Proteins from a genomic interval of Benincasa hispida cultivar B227 chromosome 7, ASM972705v1, whole genome shotgun sequence:
- the LOC120081280 gene encoding probable protein arginine N-methyltransferase 3: MDQFSEDLDKEFCNTKKFEREEEDDDDEEQEDGQDDWDDWNADEEEGDEAFDSNFLCLFCNSNYNDCDTLFNHCNSVHYFDFHSIRRALGLDFYGSFKIINYIRSQVAENRCWSCGLSCKSNQDLQNHLHKILNLNDIKVLWDDDKYLKPFRQDDPLLYSFTEDEEDDEEMTRENLPIHPNQNKENGMEDCSSTSHGYLNTPSNLEAEIEKTVKTTETLGLKDEMQEDNQFKIARRNFDRKDIKNANENYFGSYSSFGIHREMLSDKVRMEAYMEAILRNPSLFHNATVMDVGCGTGILSLFAAKAGASRVIAVEASEKMAAVATQIAKDNGLWWNRKQTGDCGVSSGTIEVVHGMVEELDKNIEIKPHSVDVLLSEWMGYCLLYESMLSSVLFARDRWLKPGGAILPDTATILVAGCGVGGTSLPFWENVYGFKMSCVGKELVKDAANAPIVDIVDANDLVTSPAILHTFDLATMHPDEVDFTASTELEPNSHDPSNNSNSVEVEASWCYGVVLWFETGFTSRFCMGSPAVLSTSPYTPKTHWSQTILTFREPVAITSRKSTSNISAPVGSHACPAVKVHVRLSIVRAPEHRSIDISLETTGIAGDGRKRLWPVQLFTLR, encoded by the exons ATGGATCAATTTTCCGAAGATCTCGACAAGGAATTCTGCAACACGAAGAAAtttgagagagaagaagaagatgacgaCGACGAGGAGCAAGAAGATGGACAAGACGACTGGGACGATTGGAATGCAGACGAGGAAGAAGGAGATGAAGCATTTGATTCGAATTTTCTGTGTCTTTTCTGCAACTCAAACTACAATGACTGTGACACTCTGTTCAACCATTGCAACTCTGTCCACTATTTCGATTTTCACAGCATCAGAAGGGCCCTGGGTTTGGACTTCTATGGTTCCTTCAAAATTATCAACTACATACGATCTCAG GTAGCAGAGAATAGGTGCTGGAGCTGTGGTCTCTCTTGTAAATCAAACCAGGATTTACAGAATCATttacacaaaattttaaatctcaaTGACATAAAGGTTCTTTGGGATGATGATAAATATCTAAAACCCTTCAGGCAAGATGATCCCCTCCTGTACAGTTTTACAGAAGACGAAGAGGATGATGAAGAAATGACTAGAGAAAATCTTCCAATTCATCCaaaccaaaacaaagaaaatggaatgGAAGATTGTAGTTCTACTTCACATGGTTATTTGAATACTCCAAGCAACTTAGAGGCTGAGATTGAGAAAACTGTGAAAACCACGGAGACTTTGGGGTTGAAAGATGAGATGCAGGAAGACAATCAATTTAAAATAGCCAGACGAAATTTTGATAGAAAGGATATAAAAAATGCAAATGAAAATTACTTTGGTTCATATAGCTCTTTTGGCATACACAGAGAGATGTTAAGCGACAAG GTCAGAATGGAAGCTTATATGGAGGCTATTTTGCGAAATCCGTCTCTCTTCCACAATGCTACTGTGATGGATGTAGGCTGTGGAACAGGCATACTTAG TCTCTTTGCTGCAAAAGCGGGTGCATCAAGAGTTATTGCAGTTGAAGCGAGTGAAAAGATGGCAGCAGTGGCCACCCAA ATTGCAAAAGACAATGGCCTCTGGTGGAACAGGAAACAAACTGGAGATTGTGGTGTGTCAAGTGGGACTATAGAAGTGGTTCATGGTATGGTAGAAGAACTTGATAAGAACATAGAGATCAAGCCTCATAGTGTTGACGTATTATTGAGTGAATGGATGGGCTATTGCTTGTTGTATGAATCAATGCTCAGCTCAGTTCTCTTTGCAAGGGATCGTTGGTTGAAGCCTGGAGGTGCAATCTTACCAGATACTGCGACGATT CTTGTTGCTGGATGTGGAGTTGGTGGAACTAGTCTTCCATTTTGGGAAAATGTGTATGGTTTCAAAATGTCTTGTGTTGGCAAGGAACTTGTAAAAGATGCTGCCAACGCTCCTATTGTTGACATTGTGGATGCTAATGATTTAGTAACTAGTCCTGCAATCCTCCAT acttTCGATCTAGCAACTATGCATCCTGATGAAGTAGACTTCACTGCAAGTACCGAGTTGGAACCAAATTCACATGATCCTTCAAACAACTCAAATAGTGTTGAAGTTGAAGCATCTTGGTGTTATGGAGTTGTTCTATGGTTTGAAACTGGTTTTACAAGCAGATTTTGCATGGGATCACCGGCTGTTCTGTCTACATCTCCATATACTCCCAAAACTCACTGGTCTCAGACCATATTAACCTTCAGAGAACCGGTTGCTATAACATCTAGAAAATCGACATCCAACATATCAGCACCAGTAGGTAGCCATGCCTGCCCTGCTGTCAAAGTTCATGTGCGTCTAAGCATTGTCCGTGCGCCTGAACATCGAAGCATTGACATTTCACTAGAGACTACTGGAATCGCTGGTGATGGTAGGAAGCGCCTCTGGCCTGTACAACTTTTCACACTaagatag